In Juglans regia cultivar Chandler chromosome 13, Walnut 2.0, whole genome shotgun sequence, the following proteins share a genomic window:
- the LOC108993385 gene encoding heparan-alpha-glucosaminide N-acetyltransferase-like isoform X1, with product MADYEPLRDVEEQLQTNRRATRVASLDVFRGLCVFLMMLVDYGGSVFPVISHSPWDGIHLADFVMPFFLFIAGLSPALAYKKVPNRAEATWKAVLRAVKLFLLGVLLQGGYLHGVNSLTYGVDIEKIRWMGVLQRISIGYIVAALCEIWLTCRTWRQGGFFKSYFWHWCIAFSLSAVYMLLLYGLYVPNWQFTAPALASSLSPSNDSNVYMVRCAVRGDLGPACNSAGMIDRYILGVDHLYMKPTYRNLKVSECKISDGQECSPPWCDAPFDPEGILSSLTAAVTCIFGLQYGHILADLQDHRGRLTKWSLLSISSFILGLLLAFTGIPVNKSLYTVSYMLITSASAGITFCALYLLVDVYGYRRLTSVLEWMGMHSLSIFVLITSNLAIIAIQGFYWTAPENNIVHWIISRLVHA from the exons ATGGCCGATTACGAGCCGCTAAGGGATGTCGAAGAGCAACTTCAGACCAACAGGAGAGCCACGCGTGTCGCCTCCCTGGATGTCTTTCGCGGCCTCTGCGTCTTC CTCATGATGCTAGTTGATTATGGAGGGTCGGTTTTCCCCGTAATTTCTCATTCCCCGTGGGATGGCATTCACTTGGCTGATTTTGTGatgcctttctttcttttcattgctGGGCTTTCTCCTGCTCTTGCGTACAAG AAAGTACCCAACAGAGCAGAGGCTACATGGAAAGCAGTGCTTAGGGCAGTGAAGCTTTTTCTTCTGGGAGTTCTTCTTCAAG GTGGTTATCTGCATGGAGTCAATTCGCTGACATATGGTGTTGACATCGAAAAAATAAGGTGGATGGGCGTTTTGCAG AGGATATCTATTGGATACATTGTTGCGGCTTTATGTGAGATCTGGCTTACATGTCGGACGTGGAGGCAAGGAGGTTTCTTTAAGAGTTACTTCTGGCATTG GTGCATTGCATTTTCACTTTCAGCAGTATACATGCTGCTATTGTATGGTCTATATGTTCCAAATTGGCAATTCACAGCACCAGCCTTGGCATCTTCTTTGTCTCCATCAAATGATAGCAATGTTTACATG GTGAGATGTGCAGTGAGAGGTGATCTTGGACCTGCCTGTAATTCTGCTGGAATGATCGACCGCTATATTCTAGGTGTTGATCATCTATATATGAAACCTACTTACAGGAACCTGAAGGTATCT GAGTGCAAAATATCCGATGGCCAAGAGTGTTCACCTCCATGGTGTGATGCTCCTTTTGATCCTGAAGGTATCTTAAG CTCCTTAACAGCAGCTGTGACTTGCATTTTTGGACTTCAATATGGACACATTCTTGCTGACTTACAG GACCACAGGGGGCGCTTAACTAAATGGTCCTTGTTATCAATTTCTTCGTTTATCCTTGGACTGTTGCTTGCTTTCACAG GCATCCCTGTGAATAAATCTCTGTATACAGTCAGTTATATGTTGATTACTTCTGCATCTGCGGGGATCACATTTTGTGCTTTATACTTGTTG GTAGATGTTTACGGTTACAGACGCTTAACATCTGTGTTGGAGTGGATGGGAATGCATTCTTTGAGCATCTTTGTTCTCATAACTTCTAACTTAGCTATCATTGCCATTCAAGGATTCTACTGGACTGCTCCcgaaaataatatt GTCCACTGGATCATATCACGTCTCGTGCACGCATGA
- the LOC108993385 gene encoding heparan-alpha-glucosaminide N-acetyltransferase-like isoform X2 — protein sequence MADYEPLRDVEEQLQTNRRATRVASLDVFRGLCVFLMMLVDYGGSVFPVISHSPWDGIHLADFVMPFFLFIAGLSPALAYKKVPNRAEATWKAVLRAVKLFLLGVLLQGGYLHGVNSLTYGVDIEKIRWMGVLQRISIGYIVAALCEIWLTCRTWRQGGFFKSYFWHWCIAFSLSAVYMLLLYGLYVPNWQFTAPALASSLSPSNDSNVYMVRCAVRGDLGPACNSAGMIDRYILGVDHLYMKPTYRNLKECKISDGQECSPPWCDAPFDPEGILSSLTAAVTCIFGLQYGHILADLQDHRGRLTKWSLLSISSFILGLLLAFTGIPVNKSLYTVSYMLITSASAGITFCALYLLVDVYGYRRLTSVLEWMGMHSLSIFVLITSNLAIIAIQGFYWTAPENNIVHWIISRLVHA from the exons ATGGCCGATTACGAGCCGCTAAGGGATGTCGAAGAGCAACTTCAGACCAACAGGAGAGCCACGCGTGTCGCCTCCCTGGATGTCTTTCGCGGCCTCTGCGTCTTC CTCATGATGCTAGTTGATTATGGAGGGTCGGTTTTCCCCGTAATTTCTCATTCCCCGTGGGATGGCATTCACTTGGCTGATTTTGTGatgcctttctttcttttcattgctGGGCTTTCTCCTGCTCTTGCGTACAAG AAAGTACCCAACAGAGCAGAGGCTACATGGAAAGCAGTGCTTAGGGCAGTGAAGCTTTTTCTTCTGGGAGTTCTTCTTCAAG GTGGTTATCTGCATGGAGTCAATTCGCTGACATATGGTGTTGACATCGAAAAAATAAGGTGGATGGGCGTTTTGCAG AGGATATCTATTGGATACATTGTTGCGGCTTTATGTGAGATCTGGCTTACATGTCGGACGTGGAGGCAAGGAGGTTTCTTTAAGAGTTACTTCTGGCATTG GTGCATTGCATTTTCACTTTCAGCAGTATACATGCTGCTATTGTATGGTCTATATGTTCCAAATTGGCAATTCACAGCACCAGCCTTGGCATCTTCTTTGTCTCCATCAAATGATAGCAATGTTTACATG GTGAGATGTGCAGTGAGAGGTGATCTTGGACCTGCCTGTAATTCTGCTGGAATGATCGACCGCTATATTCTAGGTGTTGATCATCTATATATGAAACCTACTTACAGGAACCTGAAG GAGTGCAAAATATCCGATGGCCAAGAGTGTTCACCTCCATGGTGTGATGCTCCTTTTGATCCTGAAGGTATCTTAAG CTCCTTAACAGCAGCTGTGACTTGCATTTTTGGACTTCAATATGGACACATTCTTGCTGACTTACAG GACCACAGGGGGCGCTTAACTAAATGGTCCTTGTTATCAATTTCTTCGTTTATCCTTGGACTGTTGCTTGCTTTCACAG GCATCCCTGTGAATAAATCTCTGTATACAGTCAGTTATATGTTGATTACTTCTGCATCTGCGGGGATCACATTTTGTGCTTTATACTTGTTG GTAGATGTTTACGGTTACAGACGCTTAACATCTGTGTTGGAGTGGATGGGAATGCATTCTTTGAGCATCTTTGTTCTCATAACTTCTAACTTAGCTATCATTGCCATTCAAGGATTCTACTGGACTGCTCCcgaaaataatatt GTCCACTGGATCATATCACGTCTCGTGCACGCATGA
- the LOC108993396 gene encoding probable aquaporin PIP2-8, whose protein sequence is MSKEVSEEGHGHHHGKDYVDPPPAPLIDMAELKLWSFYRALIAEFIATLLFLYITVATVIGYKKSADPCNSVGLLGVAWAFGGMIFVLVYCTAGISGGHINPAVTFGLFLARKVSLIRAVAYMVAQCLGAICGVGLVKAFMKHDYNAQGGGANSVAHGYSKGTALGAEIIGTFVLVYTVFSATDPKRSARDSHVPVLAPLPIGFAVFIVHLATIPITGTGINPARSFGAAVIYDNDKIWDEHWIFWVGPFVGALAAAAYHQYILRAAAIKALGSFRSNPSN, encoded by the exons ATGTCGAAGGAAGTGAGCGAAGAGGGGCATGGCCACCACCATGGCAAAGACTACGTCGACCCTCCACCCGCACCTCTCATCGACATGGCAGAGCTCAAGCTCTGGTCTTTCTACCGAGCCCTCATCGCCGAGTTCATCGCAACCCTCCTCTTCCTCTACATCACCGTAGCCACCGTCATCGGCTACAAGAAGTCCGCGGATCCCTGTAACAGCGTCGGCCTTCTCGGTGTAGCTTGGGCTTTTGGAGGCATGATCTTCGTCCTTGTCTACTGCACCGCCGGTATCTCTG GTGGTCATATCAACCCGGCTGTGACGTTCGGACTGTTCTTGGCCAGGAAGGTGTCGCTGATACGGGCTGTGGCGTACATGGTGGCACAGTGCTTGGGAGCCATTTGTGGTGTTGGTTTGGTTAAGGCTTTCATGAAGCACGACTACAACGCGCAGGGTGGCGGAGCCAACTCAGTGGCTCATGGGTACAGCAAGGGTACAGCTTTGGGTGCTGAGATCATCGGTACCTTTGTGCTGGTCTACACTGTTTTCTCTGCCACTGACCCGAAGAGGAGCGCACGTGACTCACACGTCCCT GTGTTGGCTCCACTCCCTATTGGGTTTGCCGTGTTCATAGTGCACTTGGCCACCATCCCCATCACTGGTACTGGTATTAACCCAGCTAGGAGCTTTGGTGCTGCTGTTATCTACGACAATGATAAAATCTGGGATGAACAT TGGATCTTCTGGGTTGGTCCATTTGTGGGAGCACTGGCCGCAGCAGCATACCACCAGTACATCCTGAGGGCAGCGGCTATCAAAGCTTTGGGATCCTTCCGCAGCAACCCCTCCAACTAA